The Chionomys nivalis chromosome 4, mChiNiv1.1, whole genome shotgun sequence genome contains the following window.
aactagctcttatagaccaggctggtctcgaactcacagagatccacctacctctgcctcccgagagctgggattaaaggagtgcaccaccaatTCCCAGCCCAGAGTTGATTTTTAAAGTGTGTCTGCATATACTGAGGGGCCTCCACACCCTATACCTGAGAATAATTTCTGACAATGAAGTTCTTTTCAGCTCATATACACATGGAACTGTTTGAGGTGTCAGAAAATTATCCCTCCAAGTTAAACTCACTAGAAAATTTAGGGAAGTCAaaacattcttattattttaaaccaTCTCCCAGCAGATCCCCAATGGGCATGAGATCCAGTTTCCCACAGTGGTAAGTCATAGACATTTGCCTAACTGACTATCCCATCTTACCTTACTTTTTTACTCCCTTGCTCTGCTTCCTTGGTGAATCTTCCAAATGAATCCCCCATACCTAAATGCCATGTCAGTGTATGTTATTGGAAcatttgaatgaaataaaatggccAATTTTCCTTCATTCCTAGTGGAAGCAAATGTATAACAAGTGTTGGAGGTGGACTTCTCTTGTCTTATGTACACACGGGAATAGCATTAATAGTTTATCAAAATAGTATGGCAATCCCAAACAAAGGACTCCttagattttcaaaatataagcttatttatttatgagtaaCATGAACAAATACTAATATAGTCATATAATGGGATACTACACAGAGACAAAGTTGGCATACCTTTGGGGTACCACACCTTGATAATAGAAAATAGTTTTAGGcatatacaaataaacacaaatcCAAAATGGaacactaaaacaaagaaaaaaattgagtagAATTACATCAAAGTCTTGTAATATAATATTTAGGGACACAAACATATatgataaaactaaaaacaacacaGGGTGAGAATGACTTCCAGAGGGAGCTAAGGTTATGGGATCAGATGAACTCTGAGGGGAAATTCGCTAGAATTACAATTTTCCTTCATAAGTAGAGGACTACATATGTTACAATAGTTCTTTATACTTAACATACATTTCATCAACACTATTTCAAGGGTATTTTAGTATATGGAATAAAATATAGTTTAGAAAGATGTCCATCAGGATAGCGCTCTGTTTACACATTGAGGCAGCTCCCGTTCTCCATGGAGGCATCAGAGCTTCAGGAAAGTTTCAGAACAGCTCAGCTGTTCTGAAGAGGTTTGGTTGCTTGAGCAGGCACTGGAAAAGCCATTCCTCTAAACCTGCAACAAGAGGCTGGGTTATATACGAGCCAAACAAACAGAAGGTATAATGaatttttatcttccttttaaGTGGCAAACAGTTAAGGTATGTCAAGTCAAGGAATTAATTTGTACCCACACTCCAAAAGAGATAAAAGCATGTTGGTTCTCTGGGCAAAGAATTCAATAACCAGTATTCACATGCAACATGCAACCTGTCTGTGAAActactcctctcccccaccctccctctgCGGAGCTGGGGGAACTACTATTTCTTTGACTTTATTTTCTACCTAGGTCACAAGATTATTCTTGAACTCTCTGTTAGTTGCAATCTGCTTTTGCATTTTAGCCTGCATATTTCAGTACCAACAGGCAGGTTTAGAACTTTCACCTCCGCATATCCGTGTCTTAGCAGAGTCACTTGTTAAATGAAGtctaaatgaatgaaaacaaaaagtaaacaggacttcatttttttaatgcttGAAGATTGTCCTGCCTCTCTAAGAAACTATAGCCAGGCAATGAGGAAAGGGCAGGATGAACCCTAACAAGGCTGGAAAGGGCTTGGCATGCAGCAAACATGAAATAACTTGATAATTTTCATATTCTACCTTAATTTCCTAATTATGTGTGTAAGTTTGGGTGTATTATTCCTGATTGCAGGTTCCCTTAGAGGCCAACGTCATTGAAtctctctggagctgaagttataggagGTTACGGTCTACCTGTatagatgctggaaactgaatggGTCCTAAATAAATCCTCTGGAAGGGAAATTTATATTAACTCCTGACCCATCTCACGTGCTCCTCCAGATTCCTCCTGaggttctctttcttttccttcaactTCTCATTCATAAGCCAAATGTTTTTGTCAATACCAGTTCCCAAGCCTCAACCCACCTAGTTTGTGAATTCACCCTAGCACGCTAGTATCTCTGTTTTGGTCAGTCCCATCTTCAGGATGGATCAAAAGCTTTTCTCTGTATAGAACTTTTCATGGTCCATAACTAACAAGATGCTATTTGAAGCCACAAGAATGTGCCTCTTTTCATTAACTAGAAATTTTACGGTGACTTATTTACTCTAGACATTTGAGGAAATTGTAGTTACATCCCAAATAAAAAGTCATCAcataaagaggaaaatgaaaaggaggaagggtgAAAAGAAGATATGAAGAGTCAACATGCACAAACATGGAACAGAATTAGAAGGAAGACATGGAGAaggtgaaaggaagaaaatggaaaattttatgattaaaatGCAATctcaaatgtaaacaaaaacaacaacaaaaatatggaCAAAAGAAGGCATAGGCTATTCTGCTTGCTAAGTGGGGTACTCTTCCTCCTTTGTCCATAGTGCAATATCCATGAGAGAGTGCAGTTTCTATAGTCACAAAACCTGGAGTCTCCCTTTCATTTATTCCCTAATCATCCTCTGAAAACTCACTTCAGCCCTTTGTCTCTTAATCCTTCACACAGTAAAATTAGGATCATTTCAAAAGTGtttgtgaaaaacaaacaaaaacattacaaTACCCATGATGTACAGAAAAATGTTCATCACTGGTCTTTCCTTACAACTGCTCAGGAAGAAAGCCAGGGTTATGTAGGAACTTCCACAGTGATGATTTCACCTCCTTATTCCTGAGGCTATAGATCAGTGGGTTTAGCATAGGGGTGACCAGATTATTTAAGACCTGAACAGTTGCATCCAGCCAAGGACTTGGTGTTGGCCTTAAGTATATAAGGACAACGGGCATGTAGAAAAGTAAGATGGCAGTGAGGTGGGCACTGCAGGTGGAGAAGGCTCTTCGACGTCCCTCAGCAGAGCGGATCCGTAGAATAGCACAGACTATAAAGCTGTAGGAGGTAAGGATGAGGAGGAAGCAACTGAGGGGCATCAAGCCCACACTGATGAACCCCACCATCTCCAGGGCTGATGTGTCTGCACAGGCCAGCTTCAGCATCACAGGGATGTCACAGAAGTAATAGTCCACCTCATTGGGACCACAGTAGGGCAACTGGAAGGTGAGAGTAGTTAGAAAAGTAGCCTGAATACAACCGAAAAATGAGGTGCCTGTGGCCAAGATGGCACATACTCTGTGGCTCATGATGATTGAGTAGCGTAGAGGGTAGCATATGGCAACgaagcggtcataggccatcactGTGTACAGGAAACATTCAGTACAACCCAGGAAATGGTAGAAGAAGAGCTGGCACACACAGCCTGCATAGGAGATGGCTCGGCTGTTTCCTGAGAGGTAGAACAGCATCTTGGGAGAactcacagaaggaaaaaatatgtcaaaaataGACAACTTACataggaagaagtacatgggggtaTGAAGCCGAGTGGAGGAGATAATGGCCGTTAAGATTAATAAGTTTCCCAACAGGGTGAAGATGTAGAAAGACAAAAACAGGACAGAGAGCATGGTCTCCAGACCCTCTGTGTTTGGGATGCCCAGCAATATAAACTGAGTCACTACAGAGAGATTCCTCATTGTTTTAAAACTTTTGCTG
Protein-coding sequences here:
- the LOC130873376 gene encoding olfactory receptor 149-like, translated to MRNLSVVTQFILLGIPNTEGLETMLSVLFLSFYIFTLLGNLLILTAIISSTRLHTPMYFFLCKLSIFDIFFPSVSSPKMLFYLSGNSRAISYAGCVCQLFFYHFLGCTECFLYTVMAYDRFVAICYPLRYSIIMSHRVCAILATGTSFFGCIQATFLTTLTFQLPYCGPNEVDYYFCDIPVMLKLACADTSALEMVGFISVGLMPLSCFLLILTSYSFIVCAILRIRSAEGRRRAFSTCSAHLTAILLFYMPVVLIYLRPTPSPWLDATVQVLNNLVTPMLNPLIYSLRNKEVKSSLWKFLHNPGFLPEQL